One window of the Mixophyes fleayi isolate aMixFle1 chromosome 6, aMixFle1.hap1, whole genome shotgun sequence genome contains the following:
- the PHF20 gene encoding PHD finger protein 20 isoform X3: MSSLDGLWKRAVCRMTKHPPNRRGIAFEVGAQLEARDRLKKWYAAHIEEIDYEEGKVLIHFKRWNHRYDEWFCWDSPYLRPLEKIQLRREGLVEEEPPVVFRINEQVLACWSDCRFYPAKITSVNKDGTYTVKFFDGVIQTVKNIHVKAFSKDQANVARSKQRERPTESTSPSDKYRGKFREQKKTSENTTIEKEKPQTTDKKAVQTDKDKKPLTCEKSKLPVVKNEKEDKENISENERESPAETRADERSGQNDSSKAPHENGDRRKKRDHSSSLPSSDPASQTLQPVTLELRRRKISIASEIQSKRQRLEKKKNVPLDAPIKIETVSLGESQPCAEDEEDEKLSRPTKLSPSTSPEDLGVMDVTAPSAPEGKSLSENGPSVEQQEVKTEDSPPVVIEPPEVKELPPSENIVDPAAADVLNSLPEIKPDEQVKDIPALNEIQMITALSVTNTLKKPDDTAPKAVTMELDPNRFKCKILDCNKSFRKAKLLHYHMKYFHGVDKAEQDQSPMTRHMQTRGSLAHEKANQQTSKRRRTTSGSLHTTSLQTSLRTLPHDGKDRMCEKRRHSSPATNSSNAHRLSLKEKSKENQIQKFHRKPEKVSDSVKEKVQEKFKDFLSLQSKKKNKRSKSELSSNEENITIAKEVSPPQKAPIKLNNNCKIPCSLKPPDHGKRRDTAKISDEETLSDSCTESLLWSDDDYNEEIDVTNADDDMQEEEGDCEIVRCMCEVQEENDFMIQCEECLCWQHGVCMGLLEDNVPEKYTCYVCQDPPGQRLSLKYWYDKEWLNEGHMHGLSFLEENYSHQNAKKIVATHQLLGDVQRVIEVLHGLQLKMSILQSKEHPDLKFWGQPWKHHMLNNKCYIRQSMEENSCKADSTNYRTYNGAVAKPSPIPYVEESYITSEHCYQKPRTYYPAVEQRLVVETRSSSLDGGVDRIRQSREDSLAERLGWELDRELLKTESESKHNYCKVRDCLSKRNPPQESPHTQPMDNGDATVSSQLQWQLNLLAHLESLQDEVTHRMDFIEKELDVLESFLDYTGELEPPEPLARLPQLKHRIKQLLMDLGKVEQIALCST, encoded by the exons GTTTGGATGGCTTGTGGAAAAGAGCAGTGTGTAGAATGACGAAGCACCCACCAAACCGAAGGGGAATTGCCTTCGAGGTCGGGGCCCAACTGGAAGCTCGTGATCGGTTGAAGAAATG GTATGCTGCACACATTGAAGAAATAGACTATGAAGAAGGGAAGGTGCTAATCCATTTTAAACGCTGGAATCACAGATACGATGAATGGTTTTGCTGGGACAGCCCTTACCTTCGCCCTTTAGAGAAGATCCAACTAAGGAGGGAAGGCTTGGTAGAAGAGGAGCCTCCTGTG GTGTTTCGTATAAATGAACAAGTGTTGGCTTGTTGGTCTGACTGCCGATTTTACCCAGCAAAAATAACATCTGTCAACAAAGATG GCACCTACACTGTCAAATTCTTTGATGGCGTTATTCaaactgttaaaaatattcaTGTGAAGGCCTTCTCCAAAGATCAG GCCAATGTCGCTCGGTCAAAGCAGAGAGAGAGGCCTACAGAAAGCACTTCACCTTCTGATAAGTATAGAGGTAAATTTAGAGAACAGAAAAAAACTTCAGAGAATACCACAATAGAGAAAGAGAAACCTCAGACCACCGATAAGAAAGCAGTCCAGACCGATAAGGACAAAAAGCCACTAACCTGTGAAAAGAGCAAACTTCCGGTTGTGAAAAATGAGAAGGAGGACAAAGAAAACATATCTGAGAATGAAAGAGAGTCTCCTGCAGAAACCCGCGCAGACGAACGCAGCGGTCAAAATGACAGCTCGAAAGCACCACATGAAAATGGAGACCGGAGGAAGAAACGTGATCATTCGTCATCTCTTCCATCTTCAG ATCCAGCTTCTCAAACCCTGCAACCAGTGACGTTGGAGCTAAGGAGAAGGAAGATATCCATAGCATCAGAAATTCAAAGCAAAAGGCAGCGCCTGGAAAAaa AAAAGAATGTTCCTTTAGATGCACCTATAAAAATTGAGACTGTGTCACTTGGAGAATCGCAGCCTTGTgcagaggatgaggaggatgaaAAGCTTAGTAGACCTACTAAGCTATCGCCTAGCACGAGTCCGGAGGACCTTGGTGTCATGGATGTAACTGCCCCGTCTGCACCAGAGGGGAAATCGCTGTCTGAAAATGGTCCATCAGTGGAACAACAGGAAG TGAAGACTGAGGACTCTCCACCTGTGGTCATTGAGCCTCCTGAAGTAAAGGAGTTGCCGCCTTCAGAAAATATTGTTGATCCTGCTGCAGCTGATGTCCTGAACAGTCTCCCAGAAATAAAACCTGATGAGCAGGTTAAGGACATTCCTGCATTGAATGAGATTCAGATGATCACCGCGCTATCAG TAACAAATACTTTGAAGAAACCCGATGATACAGCTCCCAAAGCTGTGACCATGGAACTGGATCCTAACAGGTTTAAATGCAAGATTTTGGATTGCAACAAATCTTTTCGCAAAGCCAAACTGCTGCATTACCATATGAAGTATTTCCATGGCGTTGACAAGGCAGAGCAGGATCAGAGCCCTATGACCAGGCATATGCAGACAAGAGGCTCTTTAGCTCATGAAAAGGCCAACCAGCAAACCTCAAAGAGGAGACGCACCACCTCTGGTTCTCTGC ACACTACTTCTCTTCAGACTTCTCTAAGAACTTTGCCTCATGATGGCAAAGACAGAATGTGTGAGAAAAGGCGACATTCAAGCCCAGCTACTAACAGCTCAAATGCCCATCGACTTTCACTTAAAGAGAAGAGTAAGGAGAATCAAATCCAGAAGTTTCATCGTAAACCAGAGAAGGTTTCAGATAGTG TTAAAGAAAAAGTGCAAGAGAAGTTTAAAGACTTTTTGAGTCTACAATCCAAGAAGAAGAATAAAAGGTCAAAGTCAG AGCTGTCTAGCAATGAAGAAAACATCACTATTGCAAAGGAGGTGTCTCCCCCACAAAAAGCCCCCATAAAGCTCAATAACAATTGTAAGATTCCCTGTTCTCTCAAACCCCCCGATCATGGGAAGCGCCGCGATACAGCCAAAATAAGTG ATGAAGAGACTCTAAGTGATTCATGCACGGAAAGCTTGCTTTGGAGCGATGATGATTACAACGAAGAGATTGATGTCACAAATGCGGATGACGATatgcaggaggaggaaggcgactGTGAAATTGTGCGTTGTATGTGTGAGGTGCAGGAGGAAAATGACTTCATGATTCAG TGTGAAGAATGTTTGTGCTGGCAGCACGGTGTCTGCATGGGGTTATTAGAAGACAATGTACCTGAAAAATATACCTGCTATGTTTGCCAGGATCCCCCAG GCCAACGTCTGAGTCTGAAGTACTGGTATGATAAGGAGTGGCTGAATGAAGGTCACATGCATGGTTTGTCATTTCTGGAGGAAAACTACTCTCATCAGAATGCGAAGAAAATTGTGGCCACGCACCAACTCCTGGGAGATGTACAGCGTGTCATTGAGGTTCTGCATGGATTGCAGCTGAAGATGAGCATCTTACA AAGCAAGGAGCATCCAGACCTTAAGTTTTGGGGCCAACCTTGGAAGCATCATATGCTGAACAACAAATGTTACATCAGACAAAGCATGGAGGAGAACTCTTGTAAAGCGGACTCCACTAACTACAGGACTTACAATGGTGCAGTGGCTAAACCTTCCCCTATACCTTATGTGGAGGAATCCTACATCACCAGTGAGCACTGTTACCAAAAACCTCGGACCTATTACCCTGCAgtagagcagagactggttgtaGAAACACGGAGCTCCTCTTTGGATGGTGGGGTAGACCGAATACGCCAGAGCAGGGAAGACTCCCTTGCTGAAAGGCTCGGGTGGGAGTTAGACAGAGAATtgctaaagacagagagtgaatCCAAGCATAATTACTGTAAG GTCAGAGACTGCTTATCAAAGAGGAATCCACCTCAAGAGTCGCCACATACACAGCCCATGGACAATGGTGACGCTACTGTCAGTTCACAGCTGCAGTGGCAACTGAACCTGCTGGCACATCTAGAGTCCCTGCAGGATGAAGTCACTCACAGAATGGATTTTATAGAGAAAGAACTAGATG
- the PHF20 gene encoding PHD finger protein 20 isoform X1, which yields MSSLDGLWKRAVCRMTKHPPNRRGIAFEVGAQLEARDRLKKWYAAHIEEIDYEEGKVLIHFKRWNHRYDEWFCWDSPYLRPLEKIQLRREGLVEEEPPVVFRINEQVLACWSDCRFYPAKITSVNKDGTYTVKFFDGVIQTVKNIHVKAFSKDQANVARSKQRERPTESTSPSDKYRGKFREQKKTSENTTIEKEKPQTTDKKAVQTDKDKKPLTCEKSKLPVVKNEKEDKENISENERESPAETRADERSGQNDSSKAPHENGDRRKKRDHSSSLPSSDPASQTLQPVTLELRRRKISIASEIQSKRQRLEKKKNVPLDAPIKIETVSLGESQPCAEDEEDEKLSRPTKLSPSTSPEDLGVMDVTAPSAPEGKSLSENGPSVEQQEVKTEDSPPVVIEPPEVKELPPSENIVDPAAADVLNSLPEIKPDEQVKDIPALNEIQMITALSAPMKRNPRSDNSAKYSREPLTNTLKKPDDTAPKAVTMELDPNRFKCKILDCNKSFRKAKLLHYHMKYFHGVDKAEQDQSPMTRHMQTRGSLAHEKANQQTSKRRRTTSGSLHTTSLQTSLRTLPHDGKDRMCEKRRHSSPATNSSNAHRLSLKEKSKENQIQKFHRKPEKVSDSVKEKVQEKFKDFLSLQSKKKNKRSKSELSSNEENITIAKEVSPPQKAPIKLNNNCKIPCSLKPPDHGKRRDTAKISDEETLSDSCTESLLWSDDDYNEEIDVTNADDDMQEEEGDCEIVRCMCEVQEENDFMIQCEECLCWQHGVCMGLLEDNVPEKYTCYVCQDPPGQRLSLKYWYDKEWLNEGHMHGLSFLEENYSHQNAKKIVATHQLLGDVQRVIEVLHGLQLKMSILQSKEHPDLKFWGQPWKHHMLNNKCYIRQSMEENSCKADSTNYRTYNGAVAKPSPIPYVEESYITSEHCYQKPRTYYPAVEQRLVVETRSSSLDGGVDRIRQSREDSLAERLGWELDRELLKTESESKHNYCKVRDCLSKRNPPQESPHTQPMDNGDATVSSQLQWQLNLLAHLESLQDEVTHRMDFIEKELDVLESFLDYTGELEPPEPLARLPQLKHRIKQLLMDLGKVEQIALCST from the exons GTTTGGATGGCTTGTGGAAAAGAGCAGTGTGTAGAATGACGAAGCACCCACCAAACCGAAGGGGAATTGCCTTCGAGGTCGGGGCCCAACTGGAAGCTCGTGATCGGTTGAAGAAATG GTATGCTGCACACATTGAAGAAATAGACTATGAAGAAGGGAAGGTGCTAATCCATTTTAAACGCTGGAATCACAGATACGATGAATGGTTTTGCTGGGACAGCCCTTACCTTCGCCCTTTAGAGAAGATCCAACTAAGGAGGGAAGGCTTGGTAGAAGAGGAGCCTCCTGTG GTGTTTCGTATAAATGAACAAGTGTTGGCTTGTTGGTCTGACTGCCGATTTTACCCAGCAAAAATAACATCTGTCAACAAAGATG GCACCTACACTGTCAAATTCTTTGATGGCGTTATTCaaactgttaaaaatattcaTGTGAAGGCCTTCTCCAAAGATCAG GCCAATGTCGCTCGGTCAAAGCAGAGAGAGAGGCCTACAGAAAGCACTTCACCTTCTGATAAGTATAGAGGTAAATTTAGAGAACAGAAAAAAACTTCAGAGAATACCACAATAGAGAAAGAGAAACCTCAGACCACCGATAAGAAAGCAGTCCAGACCGATAAGGACAAAAAGCCACTAACCTGTGAAAAGAGCAAACTTCCGGTTGTGAAAAATGAGAAGGAGGACAAAGAAAACATATCTGAGAATGAAAGAGAGTCTCCTGCAGAAACCCGCGCAGACGAACGCAGCGGTCAAAATGACAGCTCGAAAGCACCACATGAAAATGGAGACCGGAGGAAGAAACGTGATCATTCGTCATCTCTTCCATCTTCAG ATCCAGCTTCTCAAACCCTGCAACCAGTGACGTTGGAGCTAAGGAGAAGGAAGATATCCATAGCATCAGAAATTCAAAGCAAAAGGCAGCGCCTGGAAAAaa AAAAGAATGTTCCTTTAGATGCACCTATAAAAATTGAGACTGTGTCACTTGGAGAATCGCAGCCTTGTgcagaggatgaggaggatgaaAAGCTTAGTAGACCTACTAAGCTATCGCCTAGCACGAGTCCGGAGGACCTTGGTGTCATGGATGTAACTGCCCCGTCTGCACCAGAGGGGAAATCGCTGTCTGAAAATGGTCCATCAGTGGAACAACAGGAAG TGAAGACTGAGGACTCTCCACCTGTGGTCATTGAGCCTCCTGAAGTAAAGGAGTTGCCGCCTTCAGAAAATATTGTTGATCCTGCTGCAGCTGATGTCCTGAACAGTCTCCCAGAAATAAAACCTGATGAGCAGGTTAAGGACATTCCTGCATTGAATGAGATTCAGATGATCACCGCGCTATCAG CTCCTATGAAGCGGAATCCACGATCTGACAATTCTGCTAAATACAGTAGAGAACCTT TAACAAATACTTTGAAGAAACCCGATGATACAGCTCCCAAAGCTGTGACCATGGAACTGGATCCTAACAGGTTTAAATGCAAGATTTTGGATTGCAACAAATCTTTTCGCAAAGCCAAACTGCTGCATTACCATATGAAGTATTTCCATGGCGTTGACAAGGCAGAGCAGGATCAGAGCCCTATGACCAGGCATATGCAGACAAGAGGCTCTTTAGCTCATGAAAAGGCCAACCAGCAAACCTCAAAGAGGAGACGCACCACCTCTGGTTCTCTGC ACACTACTTCTCTTCAGACTTCTCTAAGAACTTTGCCTCATGATGGCAAAGACAGAATGTGTGAGAAAAGGCGACATTCAAGCCCAGCTACTAACAGCTCAAATGCCCATCGACTTTCACTTAAAGAGAAGAGTAAGGAGAATCAAATCCAGAAGTTTCATCGTAAACCAGAGAAGGTTTCAGATAGTG TTAAAGAAAAAGTGCAAGAGAAGTTTAAAGACTTTTTGAGTCTACAATCCAAGAAGAAGAATAAAAGGTCAAAGTCAG AGCTGTCTAGCAATGAAGAAAACATCACTATTGCAAAGGAGGTGTCTCCCCCACAAAAAGCCCCCATAAAGCTCAATAACAATTGTAAGATTCCCTGTTCTCTCAAACCCCCCGATCATGGGAAGCGCCGCGATACAGCCAAAATAAGTG ATGAAGAGACTCTAAGTGATTCATGCACGGAAAGCTTGCTTTGGAGCGATGATGATTACAACGAAGAGATTGATGTCACAAATGCGGATGACGATatgcaggaggaggaaggcgactGTGAAATTGTGCGTTGTATGTGTGAGGTGCAGGAGGAAAATGACTTCATGATTCAG TGTGAAGAATGTTTGTGCTGGCAGCACGGTGTCTGCATGGGGTTATTAGAAGACAATGTACCTGAAAAATATACCTGCTATGTTTGCCAGGATCCCCCAG GCCAACGTCTGAGTCTGAAGTACTGGTATGATAAGGAGTGGCTGAATGAAGGTCACATGCATGGTTTGTCATTTCTGGAGGAAAACTACTCTCATCAGAATGCGAAGAAAATTGTGGCCACGCACCAACTCCTGGGAGATGTACAGCGTGTCATTGAGGTTCTGCATGGATTGCAGCTGAAGATGAGCATCTTACA AAGCAAGGAGCATCCAGACCTTAAGTTTTGGGGCCAACCTTGGAAGCATCATATGCTGAACAACAAATGTTACATCAGACAAAGCATGGAGGAGAACTCTTGTAAAGCGGACTCCACTAACTACAGGACTTACAATGGTGCAGTGGCTAAACCTTCCCCTATACCTTATGTGGAGGAATCCTACATCACCAGTGAGCACTGTTACCAAAAACCTCGGACCTATTACCCTGCAgtagagcagagactggttgtaGAAACACGGAGCTCCTCTTTGGATGGTGGGGTAGACCGAATACGCCAGAGCAGGGAAGACTCCCTTGCTGAAAGGCTCGGGTGGGAGTTAGACAGAGAATtgctaaagacagagagtgaatCCAAGCATAATTACTGTAAG GTCAGAGACTGCTTATCAAAGAGGAATCCACCTCAAGAGTCGCCACATACACAGCCCATGGACAATGGTGACGCTACTGTCAGTTCACAGCTGCAGTGGCAACTGAACCTGCTGGCACATCTAGAGTCCCTGCAGGATGAAGTCACTCACAGAATGGATTTTATAGAGAAAGAACTAGATG
- the PHF20 gene encoding PHD finger protein 20 isoform X2, with product MTKHPPNRRGIAFEVGAQLEARDRLKKWYAAHIEEIDYEEGKVLIHFKRWNHRYDEWFCWDSPYLRPLEKIQLRREGLVEEEPPVVFRINEQVLACWSDCRFYPAKITSVNKDGTYTVKFFDGVIQTVKNIHVKAFSKDQANVARSKQRERPTESTSPSDKYRGKFREQKKTSENTTIEKEKPQTTDKKAVQTDKDKKPLTCEKSKLPVVKNEKEDKENISENERESPAETRADERSGQNDSSKAPHENGDRRKKRDHSSSLPSSDPASQTLQPVTLELRRRKISIASEIQSKRQRLEKKKNVPLDAPIKIETVSLGESQPCAEDEEDEKLSRPTKLSPSTSPEDLGVMDVTAPSAPEGKSLSENGPSVEQQEVKTEDSPPVVIEPPEVKELPPSENIVDPAAADVLNSLPEIKPDEQVKDIPALNEIQMITALSAPMKRNPRSDNSAKYSREPLTNTLKKPDDTAPKAVTMELDPNRFKCKILDCNKSFRKAKLLHYHMKYFHGVDKAEQDQSPMTRHMQTRGSLAHEKANQQTSKRRRTTSGSLHTTSLQTSLRTLPHDGKDRMCEKRRHSSPATNSSNAHRLSLKEKSKENQIQKFHRKPEKVSDSVKEKVQEKFKDFLSLQSKKKNKRSKSELSSNEENITIAKEVSPPQKAPIKLNNNCKIPCSLKPPDHGKRRDTAKISDEETLSDSCTESLLWSDDDYNEEIDVTNADDDMQEEEGDCEIVRCMCEVQEENDFMIQCEECLCWQHGVCMGLLEDNVPEKYTCYVCQDPPGQRLSLKYWYDKEWLNEGHMHGLSFLEENYSHQNAKKIVATHQLLGDVQRVIEVLHGLQLKMSILQSKEHPDLKFWGQPWKHHMLNNKCYIRQSMEENSCKADSTNYRTYNGAVAKPSPIPYVEESYITSEHCYQKPRTYYPAVEQRLVVETRSSSLDGGVDRIRQSREDSLAERLGWELDRELLKTESESKHNYCKVRDCLSKRNPPQESPHTQPMDNGDATVSSQLQWQLNLLAHLESLQDEVTHRMDFIEKELDVLESFLDYTGELEPPEPLARLPQLKHRIKQLLMDLGKVEQIALCST from the exons ATGACGAAGCACCCACCAAACCGAAGGGGAATTGCCTTCGAGGTCGGGGCCCAACTGGAAGCTCGTGATCGGTTGAAGAAATG GTATGCTGCACACATTGAAGAAATAGACTATGAAGAAGGGAAGGTGCTAATCCATTTTAAACGCTGGAATCACAGATACGATGAATGGTTTTGCTGGGACAGCCCTTACCTTCGCCCTTTAGAGAAGATCCAACTAAGGAGGGAAGGCTTGGTAGAAGAGGAGCCTCCTGTG GTGTTTCGTATAAATGAACAAGTGTTGGCTTGTTGGTCTGACTGCCGATTTTACCCAGCAAAAATAACATCTGTCAACAAAGATG GCACCTACACTGTCAAATTCTTTGATGGCGTTATTCaaactgttaaaaatattcaTGTGAAGGCCTTCTCCAAAGATCAG GCCAATGTCGCTCGGTCAAAGCAGAGAGAGAGGCCTACAGAAAGCACTTCACCTTCTGATAAGTATAGAGGTAAATTTAGAGAACAGAAAAAAACTTCAGAGAATACCACAATAGAGAAAGAGAAACCTCAGACCACCGATAAGAAAGCAGTCCAGACCGATAAGGACAAAAAGCCACTAACCTGTGAAAAGAGCAAACTTCCGGTTGTGAAAAATGAGAAGGAGGACAAAGAAAACATATCTGAGAATGAAAGAGAGTCTCCTGCAGAAACCCGCGCAGACGAACGCAGCGGTCAAAATGACAGCTCGAAAGCACCACATGAAAATGGAGACCGGAGGAAGAAACGTGATCATTCGTCATCTCTTCCATCTTCAG ATCCAGCTTCTCAAACCCTGCAACCAGTGACGTTGGAGCTAAGGAGAAGGAAGATATCCATAGCATCAGAAATTCAAAGCAAAAGGCAGCGCCTGGAAAAaa AAAAGAATGTTCCTTTAGATGCACCTATAAAAATTGAGACTGTGTCACTTGGAGAATCGCAGCCTTGTgcagaggatgaggaggatgaaAAGCTTAGTAGACCTACTAAGCTATCGCCTAGCACGAGTCCGGAGGACCTTGGTGTCATGGATGTAACTGCCCCGTCTGCACCAGAGGGGAAATCGCTGTCTGAAAATGGTCCATCAGTGGAACAACAGGAAG TGAAGACTGAGGACTCTCCACCTGTGGTCATTGAGCCTCCTGAAGTAAAGGAGTTGCCGCCTTCAGAAAATATTGTTGATCCTGCTGCAGCTGATGTCCTGAACAGTCTCCCAGAAATAAAACCTGATGAGCAGGTTAAGGACATTCCTGCATTGAATGAGATTCAGATGATCACCGCGCTATCAG CTCCTATGAAGCGGAATCCACGATCTGACAATTCTGCTAAATACAGTAGAGAACCTT TAACAAATACTTTGAAGAAACCCGATGATACAGCTCCCAAAGCTGTGACCATGGAACTGGATCCTAACAGGTTTAAATGCAAGATTTTGGATTGCAACAAATCTTTTCGCAAAGCCAAACTGCTGCATTACCATATGAAGTATTTCCATGGCGTTGACAAGGCAGAGCAGGATCAGAGCCCTATGACCAGGCATATGCAGACAAGAGGCTCTTTAGCTCATGAAAAGGCCAACCAGCAAACCTCAAAGAGGAGACGCACCACCTCTGGTTCTCTGC ACACTACTTCTCTTCAGACTTCTCTAAGAACTTTGCCTCATGATGGCAAAGACAGAATGTGTGAGAAAAGGCGACATTCAAGCCCAGCTACTAACAGCTCAAATGCCCATCGACTTTCACTTAAAGAGAAGAGTAAGGAGAATCAAATCCAGAAGTTTCATCGTAAACCAGAGAAGGTTTCAGATAGTG TTAAAGAAAAAGTGCAAGAGAAGTTTAAAGACTTTTTGAGTCTACAATCCAAGAAGAAGAATAAAAGGTCAAAGTCAG AGCTGTCTAGCAATGAAGAAAACATCACTATTGCAAAGGAGGTGTCTCCCCCACAAAAAGCCCCCATAAAGCTCAATAACAATTGTAAGATTCCCTGTTCTCTCAAACCCCCCGATCATGGGAAGCGCCGCGATACAGCCAAAATAAGTG ATGAAGAGACTCTAAGTGATTCATGCACGGAAAGCTTGCTTTGGAGCGATGATGATTACAACGAAGAGATTGATGTCACAAATGCGGATGACGATatgcaggaggaggaaggcgactGTGAAATTGTGCGTTGTATGTGTGAGGTGCAGGAGGAAAATGACTTCATGATTCAG TGTGAAGAATGTTTGTGCTGGCAGCACGGTGTCTGCATGGGGTTATTAGAAGACAATGTACCTGAAAAATATACCTGCTATGTTTGCCAGGATCCCCCAG GCCAACGTCTGAGTCTGAAGTACTGGTATGATAAGGAGTGGCTGAATGAAGGTCACATGCATGGTTTGTCATTTCTGGAGGAAAACTACTCTCATCAGAATGCGAAGAAAATTGTGGCCACGCACCAACTCCTGGGAGATGTACAGCGTGTCATTGAGGTTCTGCATGGATTGCAGCTGAAGATGAGCATCTTACA AAGCAAGGAGCATCCAGACCTTAAGTTTTGGGGCCAACCTTGGAAGCATCATATGCTGAACAACAAATGTTACATCAGACAAAGCATGGAGGAGAACTCTTGTAAAGCGGACTCCACTAACTACAGGACTTACAATGGTGCAGTGGCTAAACCTTCCCCTATACCTTATGTGGAGGAATCCTACATCACCAGTGAGCACTGTTACCAAAAACCTCGGACCTATTACCCTGCAgtagagcagagactggttgtaGAAACACGGAGCTCCTCTTTGGATGGTGGGGTAGACCGAATACGCCAGAGCAGGGAAGACTCCCTTGCTGAAAGGCTCGGGTGGGAGTTAGACAGAGAATtgctaaagacagagagtgaatCCAAGCATAATTACTGTAAG GTCAGAGACTGCTTATCAAAGAGGAATCCACCTCAAGAGTCGCCACATACACAGCCCATGGACAATGGTGACGCTACTGTCAGTTCACAGCTGCAGTGGCAACTGAACCTGCTGGCACATCTAGAGTCCCTGCAGGATGAAGTCACTCACAGAATGGATTTTATAGAGAAAGAACTAGATG